The following coding sequences are from one Planctomycetaceae bacterium window:
- a CDS encoding right-handed parallel beta-helix repeat-containing protein produces the protein MSPGGDDANGGTADKPVATIAAARDLVRAKIAGGMKEDIVVHVGAGNYFIEAPVVFDDRDGGRDGHTITYRGAPNLGSRLYGGRRIVNWKKHSETEVAADVPDLQEHFTLYENDRAANGGMFHQFEGTAEGNWRREGTRLIYIPRRTPIEEQVVVLGTAKDVLVIKGRSMEQIAGNLVFDGLYMIGSDFASQWTRGVTDFIGWDGQYDGRLWNGRPLGVMAPDMRHAQVFVENARNIVIRNCKLYGAGFMAGMFHRWAQDNRVENCWIENAGCNGLFFLGWECGRGPFKTLAASYVNKKNVVRNNVFYDIGRFAFDGGGVYVVFSGDNVVEHNVFRGITRYGVATKGWRPKMINILYRYTQTPQRNESAEKPFDDAGVRYYDGYVVTEANQGAELNHSRNNVVRYNDFSQIARSGSDMGMIEMWGAGTGNVWEYNALHDQVQNGGWDEWMHTLFNDDGSHAATLRGNVMYWIVGGGRSRAIMAKGNDQANVCNIVADSMLSGAATIGPFVEAAHDMIWSHNILAAQIPTLYHGGHGHETVAGVAHPILKQVEGNVYWYQPMGDQAGSKEDRVRIQRQVEETARGGKMEKGSLYADPMFDRKRPWWDAHYTDYRLKADSPALKLGFQQTDMAKIGLRNDYPFKLTDVLAHPAGETWKAANFTRLYKMHAAGERLRPYATRGLDKGAWVRYGNVDFGDGRFKLFRARLEWLAPRQAFATTLGGKTITAMELGDSWCPIPYWQVSPAYTQAGRKGPELIDVPFAPEKDPAAVAWTTVTEPLVSRATVKHPLGVINCDVANGENHANSAAYMRSSIYAKSGGRTGVEIRGSHGVKVWLNGKEVFSKVGGVNDSPRVAMTFRKGWNELLVKVVQDDKPWKPDMHGWGNFWASVTMHYRAVGDAFIVPGPPGKELAIQPHQGTAVELRLDAPDGGLIGELQFGQPTCPIKKTIGRHDLFLIFPNQNVQTLDWFRFEGREGDEQIVLPEPVPEQPSSISASGKLLVINVMGGPGESRYVAAGRQMKLDELTAMLKSAVKGDPHLKTLIRGDRNALHGTVAAAVAACKEAGVGAANIAYDVRPAR, from the coding sequence GTGTCTCCGGGCGGCGACGACGCCAACGGCGGCACGGCTGACAAGCCGGTGGCGACGATCGCGGCGGCGCGCGACCTGGTGCGGGCGAAGATCGCCGGCGGGATGAAAGAGGACATCGTCGTCCACGTCGGGGCGGGCAACTACTTCATCGAGGCGCCGGTGGTCTTCGACGACCGCGACGGCGGGCGCGACGGGCACACGATCACGTACCGCGGCGCGCCGAACCTGGGCAGCCGCCTCTATGGCGGGCGGCGGATCGTGAACTGGAAGAAGCACAGCGAAACCGAAGTCGCCGCCGACGTGCCGGACCTGCAGGAGCACTTCACGCTCTATGAGAACGACCGCGCGGCCAACGGCGGCATGTTCCACCAGTTCGAGGGCACGGCCGAGGGCAACTGGCGTCGCGAGGGCACGCGGCTGATCTACATCCCGCGTCGAACGCCCATCGAGGAGCAGGTCGTGGTGCTGGGGACGGCCAAGGACGTGCTGGTGATCAAGGGGCGCTCAATGGAGCAGATCGCCGGCAATCTCGTCTTCGACGGCCTGTACATGATCGGTTCGGACTTCGCCAGCCAGTGGACGCGCGGGGTGACGGACTTCATCGGCTGGGACGGCCAATACGATGGTCGGCTCTGGAACGGGCGACCGCTGGGCGTGATGGCCCCGGACATGCGCCACGCGCAGGTCTTCGTCGAGAACGCCCGCAACATCGTGATCCGCAACTGCAAGCTCTACGGCGCGGGGTTCATGGCCGGCATGTTCCATCGCTGGGCCCAGGACAACCGCGTCGAGAACTGCTGGATCGAAAACGCAGGCTGCAACGGCCTGTTCTTCCTGGGCTGGGAGTGCGGGCGCGGGCCTTTCAAGACCCTCGCCGCCTCGTACGTCAACAAGAAGAACGTCGTGCGCAACAACGTCTTCTACGACATCGGGCGGTTCGCCTTTGACGGCGGCGGCGTGTACGTGGTCTTCAGCGGCGACAACGTCGTCGAGCACAACGTCTTTCGCGGCATCACACGCTACGGCGTGGCGACCAAGGGCTGGCGGCCGAAGATGATCAACATCCTCTACCGCTACACCCAGACGCCGCAGCGGAACGAATCTGCCGAGAAGCCCTTCGACGACGCGGGCGTGAGGTACTACGACGGCTATGTGGTGACCGAAGCCAACCAGGGCGCCGAGCTGAACCATTCGCGCAACAACGTCGTGCGCTACAACGACTTTTCGCAGATCGCGCGGTCCGGCAGCGACATGGGGATGATCGAGATGTGGGGCGCGGGCACCGGCAACGTCTGGGAGTACAACGCCCTGCACGACCAGGTGCAGAATGGCGGCTGGGACGAGTGGATGCACACGCTGTTCAACGACGACGGTTCGCACGCCGCGACGCTGCGGGGCAATGTGATGTACTGGATCGTCGGCGGCGGGCGCAGCCGCGCGATCATGGCCAAGGGCAACGACCAGGCCAACGTGTGCAACATCGTCGCCGACAGCATGCTCTCCGGCGCCGCGACGATCGGGCCGTTCGTCGAGGCGGCCCACGACATGATCTGGTCGCACAACATTCTGGCCGCGCAGATTCCGACGCTCTACCACGGCGGGCACGGGCACGAGACCGTCGCCGGCGTGGCCCACCCGATCCTCAAGCAGGTCGAAGGCAACGTCTACTGGTACCAGCCGATGGGCGACCAGGCCGGCTCGAAGGAGGATCGCGTCCGCATTCAGCGCCAGGTGGAAGAGACCGCCAGGGGCGGCAAGATGGAAAAGGGCTCGCTGTACGCCGACCCGATGTTCGACCGCAAGCGGCCGTGGTGGGACGCCCACTACACCGACTATCGCCTCAAGGCCGACTCGCCCGCCCTCAAGCTGGGCTTCCAGCAGACAGACATGGCGAAGATCGGCCTGCGGAATGATTATCCCTTCAAGCTGACCGACGTGCTGGCGCACCCGGCCGGTGAAACGTGGAAGGCGGCGAACTTCACTCGGCTCTACAAGATGCACGCCGCCGGCGAGCGGCTGCGCCCCTACGCTACCCGCGGCCTGGACAAGGGCGCATGGGTGCGATATGGCAATGTCGACTTTGGCGACGGGCGCTTCAAGCTCTTCCGCGCGAGGCTGGAGTGGCTGGCGCCCAGGCAGGCCTTCGCGACGACGCTGGGCGGCAAGACGATCACCGCGATGGAGCTGGGCGACTCCTGGTGCCCGATCCCGTACTGGCAGGTCAGCCCCGCCTACACACAGGCGGGCAGGAAAGGCCCCGAACTGATCGACGTGCCCTTCGCGCCGGAGAAGGACCCCGCGGCCGTCGCGTGGACCACCGTGACCGAGCCGCTGGTCAGCCGTGCGACCGTCAAGCACCCCCTTGGCGTGATCAACTGCGACGTCGCCAACGGCGAGAACCACGCCAACAGCGCCGCGTACATGCGTTCGAGCATCTACGCCAAAAGCGGCGGCCGCACCGGCGTCGAGATCCGCGGCAGCCACGGCGTGAAGGTCTGGCTCAACGGCAAGGAGGTTTTCTCGAAGGTCGGCGGCGTGAACGACTCACCGCGGGTGGCGATGACCTTCCGCAAGGGCTGGAACGAGCTGCTGGTGAAGGTCGTGCAGGACGACAAGCCCTGGAAGCCCGACATGCACGGCTGGGGCAACTTCTGGGCCAGCGTCACGATGCATTACCGCGCCGTGGGCGATGCGTTTATCGTGCCCGGCCCGCCGGGAAAAGAACTGGCGATCCAGCCGCACCAGGGCACGGCCGTAGAACTGCGCCTCGACGCCCCCGACGGCGGGCTCATCGGCGAGTTGCAGTTCGGCCAGCCGACCTGCCCGATCAAGAAGACCATTGGCCGCCACGATCTGTTCCTAATCTTCCCCAACCAGAACGTCCAGACGCTGGACTGGTTCCGGTTCGAGGGACGCGAGGGAGATGAGCAGATCGTGCTGCCCGAGCCGGTTCCGGAGCAACCTTCTTCGATCAGCGCCAGCGGCAAGCTGCTCGTGATCAACGTTATGGGCGGCCCGGGCGAATCACGCTATGTCGCTGCCGGGCGGCAGATGAAGCTCGATGAGTTAACCGCGATGCTCAAGTCCGCCGTCAAGGGCGATCCTCATCTCAAGACGCTCATTCGCGGCGATCGGAACGCTCTACACGGCACCGTGGCCGCGGCCGTGGCGGCCTGCAAAGAGGCCGGTGTGGGAGCGGCCAACATCGCCTACGACGTCAGGCCGGCCCGGTGA
- a CDS encoding ABC-three component system protein has translation MSFGCKYSAAASAYGYFFQLCRAAERLLTHTDCQAVALETLDDVVEYNYAGIEAEQDKATLVHTNPLVDSGSNLWKTLRIWVELEETHGQALHQYTLVTNSTVRPQASSFIGRLLERDSTVATDLLAYEAADATVQEILPFLSEHRASLEKVLSKLEVSYAIEGDVNSVARSLQCIESIKTQVAESIVGWLFAFCMDHWQRQQSVVVGREVFLTALGKIVYRVRSERWRLRPEVEIILQPADVAGSRSKRFVDHLLSIELTDDMVSDSILDFLRTQSEKTRLLDQAEVLPTDFEQLDKDSRRHWTMKKHEILVEHPDFEAVRQGKLIWTRTMACPQLHLCGVTIGSGYFSSGTLHYLAEQDQVYWHPHFSGDLPVEKV, from the coding sequence ATGAGTTTCGGGTGCAAATACTCGGCTGCGGCGTCGGCCTACGGATACTTCTTCCAGCTCTGCAGGGCTGCCGAACGCCTCTTGACGCACACAGACTGCCAGGCCGTCGCCCTAGAGACTCTTGACGACGTTGTTGAGTACAACTACGCAGGCATCGAAGCTGAACAGGACAAGGCTACGCTCGTTCATACAAATCCGCTAGTGGACTCAGGAAGCAACCTGTGGAAGACACTCAGAATTTGGGTTGAACTCGAAGAGACGCACGGGCAGGCACTCCATCAATATACCCTTGTGACCAACAGCACTGTGAGGCCCCAAGCCAGTAGCTTCATCGGGCGCCTGTTGGAACGCGACTCAACCGTCGCGACAGATCTCTTAGCCTACGAAGCTGCTGACGCTACGGTCCAAGAGATACTCCCATTTCTTTCCGAACATAGGGCGTCTCTGGAGAAAGTCCTCTCCAAGCTTGAAGTCTCATATGCTATTGAGGGTGACGTGAACAGCGTCGCCCGTTCGCTGCAGTGCATCGAGTCAATCAAGACGCAAGTGGCCGAATCAATCGTTGGATGGCTGTTTGCATTCTGTATGGATCATTGGCAGCGTCAGCAGTCCGTCGTAGTAGGTCGGGAGGTTTTTCTCACAGCTCTGGGGAAAATAGTTTATCGTGTCCGCTCTGAGCGATGGCGACTTCGTCCTGAAGTAGAGATTATCCTGCAGCCTGCGGATGTGGCAGGCAGCCGGAGCAAGAGATTTGTCGACCACCTCCTAAGCATCGAGCTAACTGATGACATGGTGTCCGATTCGATCCTGGACTTTCTACGTACTCAATCAGAGAAGACTCGGCTTCTCGATCAGGCTGAGGTTTTGCCCACCGACTTCGAGCAGCTAGACAAAGACAGCAGGCGACACTGGACGATGAAGAAGCACGAGATCCTTGTCGAGCACCCCGACTTCGAGGCAGTGCGGCAAGGCAAGTTAATCTGGACGCGTACCATGGCTTGTCCACAGCTTCATCTTTGTGGCGTGACCATAGGGAGTGGCTACTTTTCTTCTGGAACATTGCACTATCTTGCTGAGCAGGATCAGGTTTATTGGCATCCGCACTTCTCAGGAGATCTTCCTGTGGAGAAGGTATGA
- a CDS encoding three component ABC system middle component, with translation MTREIADNLLNPALGAVLLAAFGHKWQEHAHDANIDPWKVFLVLPMALHQPTVNQIATMRFQTGLEPALSSCPSIRSGLQDRVSAFMSLSMRSILFADSCGWLSCGRDCRLHVDIAAHAVRGMHLPSSIKQRLRACERLAAWFPFYSTPQLFALLGVRL, from the coding sequence ATGACTCGCGAGATTGCAGATAACCTGCTGAATCCTGCATTGGGAGCAGTTCTCCTCGCCGCGTTTGGGCATAAATGGCAGGAACATGCACATGATGCGAATATTGACCCATGGAAGGTATTTCTTGTGCTGCCCATGGCTCTTCACCAGCCTACCGTGAACCAGATAGCGACAATGCGTTTCCAGACCGGCCTTGAGCCTGCATTGTCTAGTTGCCCTTCTATCCGCTCGGGGCTACAGGATAGAGTCTCGGCCTTCATGTCGCTTTCGATGCGATCAATACTATTCGCTGACTCTTGTGGTTGGCTGTCTTGCGGGCGCGACTGCCGGCTGCATGTTGATATCGCCGCGCACGCCGTGCGCGGTATGCACCTGCCCTCATCGATCAAACAGAGATTGAGGGCGTGTGAACGTCTCGCTGCATGGTTTCCGTTCTATTCAACACCTCAACTGTTTGCGCTGCTAGGAGTGCGGCTATGA
- a CDS encoding DUF3732 domain-containing protein, with translation MKCYIGQIILYPKDQRHRPRVLHLEPTGVNVITGTSKRGKSAVGKIIDYCLASSVCQIPKGVIRTTVAWYGIGLQLAGRYVFIARREPGDQVASRDFCVLTSEGACSPLPQSLERTKSFEDVKELLNAEAGLAAIPLEAFKRAQESFGGAPGFRDLIAFNFLPQHIVANPQTLFYRTDDYVYFERLKKILPLAVGAVTQEGLLAELHYGELMREIRDLGEQIKARREAVDTWQEEGKTLYERALEAGLIPDNLAVDDADEDISYTSILSTAKQLYDEHKRPSPVGMAERFAKHLVHVRQGLERLEQRRQSLKRKLVRCTHWQETTKDYRQSLEVQLERLSVADQLRQLARGTTCPFCGSLTAVVQDALNNMATEAEALRSRVGDSDEVQTGRLLALTKDVHDELHNVESRIWKLTQHLSQLESRQSEVKMFQDAERVAARLIGQIEQLLATVDVGGAATSLEGRKTALETQAKDIREKYGIGRRTSRTKDVLARLSASISGFASQLGLEWSEENPTIDLNRLTLVFSSSGEGASRTLLSELGSGENWMGYHLATFLALHKAFGAKASMSHVPSFLIIDQPTQVYFPTQADAYDNRQALKLDNDVQKAKAIFRVLADSIACMDVPLQIIVTEHADKDTWGEYAVHEVANWREGKDDPALIPSSWMSEGVSI, from the coding sequence ATGAAATGCTATATTGGGCAAATAATACTCTACCCAAAGGATCAACGTCATCGGCCGCGCGTCCTTCACCTTGAACCGACAGGCGTTAATGTTATCACAGGGACCAGTAAACGAGGCAAATCCGCTGTAGGGAAGATTATCGACTATTGCCTTGCCAGCAGTGTCTGCCAAATCCCTAAAGGAGTGATTCGTACTACGGTGGCATGGTATGGGATTGGTCTGCAACTGGCAGGCAGGTATGTCTTCATCGCGCGGAGAGAGCCCGGTGATCAGGTGGCTTCGCGTGACTTCTGTGTCTTGACCTCAGAAGGGGCTTGCAGCCCTCTGCCACAGTCCCTTGAGCGCACCAAGTCTTTCGAGGACGTTAAGGAGCTTCTGAATGCCGAAGCTGGCCTAGCCGCTATCCCCCTGGAGGCCTTCAAGAGAGCGCAAGAATCCTTCGGCGGCGCGCCAGGGTTTCGTGATTTGATTGCCTTCAACTTTCTTCCACAGCACATTGTTGCGAATCCTCAGACGCTGTTCTATCGTACAGATGATTACGTTTACTTTGAACGGCTGAAGAAGATTCTTCCCTTGGCTGTGGGCGCCGTAACGCAAGAAGGGCTTCTGGCAGAGCTCCATTACGGCGAGCTAATGAGAGAAATCAGAGACTTAGGCGAGCAGATCAAGGCACGACGGGAGGCCGTCGATACGTGGCAAGAGGAAGGCAAGACACTATATGAAAGAGCACTGGAAGCCGGTCTTATCCCCGACAACTTGGCGGTTGATGATGCCGATGAAGATATATCCTACACATCGATCCTCAGCACTGCCAAGCAGCTATACGATGAGCATAAGAGGCCATCGCCTGTCGGAATGGCTGAGCGGTTTGCCAAGCACCTTGTGCATGTGCGTCAAGGGCTAGAGCGACTTGAGCAACGACGTCAGTCGCTGAAACGCAAATTGGTACGCTGCACTCATTGGCAGGAGACAACGAAGGATTACCGCCAGAGCTTGGAGGTGCAGTTGGAAAGACTCTCCGTTGCCGATCAACTTCGACAACTTGCCAGAGGCACAACGTGCCCGTTCTGCGGATCACTTACGGCTGTAGTCCAGGACGCGCTTAACAATATGGCTACGGAAGCAGAGGCCCTCCGATCGCGAGTGGGAGATTCCGACGAGGTACAGACGGGTAGACTCTTGGCCCTCACGAAGGATGTACACGATGAGTTGCACAACGTGGAGTCGAGAATCTGGAAGCTAACCCAACATCTGAGTCAACTGGAAAGTCGGCAAAGCGAGGTAAAGATGTTCCAGGACGCGGAGAGAGTCGCGGCACGGCTGATAGGACAGATAGAGCAACTGCTTGCCACTGTCGATGTGGGCGGCGCAGCTACTTCCTTGGAAGGCAGAAAGACTGCACTCGAAACACAGGCGAAGGACATACGGGAGAAGTATGGTATTGGCAGGCGTACCAGTCGCACTAAAGATGTTCTTGCTCGCTTGTCGGCCAGTATCTCCGGCTTTGCATCGCAGCTTGGCTTGGAGTGGTCGGAAGAGAATCCAACAATTGATCTAAACCGTCTTACACTAGTCTTCTCGTCTTCTGGTGAGGGGGCATCAAGAACACTGCTGTCGGAACTTGGCAGCGGTGAGAACTGGATGGGATACCACCTAGCGACATTCCTGGCACTCCATAAGGCCTTTGGGGCGAAGGCCAGCATGTCGCATGTTCCATCCTTCTTGATTATTGACCAGCCGACTCAAGTGTATTTTCCAACGCAAGCTGATGCTTACGATAATCGCCAAGCACTTAAACTTGATAATGACGTTCAGAAGGCTAAGGCGATATTTCGGGTGTTGGCGGACAGCATCGCGTGCATGGATGTGCCGCTTCAGATCATTGTGACGGAGCACGCCGACAAGGACACCTGGGGTGAGTACGCAGTGCATGAGGTAGCGAACTGGCGAGAGGGGAAAGACGATCCCGCACTGATACCGTCGAGTTGGATGTCGGAAGGCGTCTCTATATGA
- a CDS encoding DUF5703 domain-containing protein has translation MTKNIAWRTGLNIALLIFTWAASVSLGAAGPAGDGCDVVWDSPSADQLGSMPLGNGDISVNAWVEPSGELGMLIGKTDSFSENGRLLKIGRVRVKFSPPLPVQPFSQRLALQDGQMIVTAGQDAQATTLRVWVDAHNPVIRVECEGAAARGCTASVELWRTQEKPYTVNPGEHSEQGLTQADKTLVDLADIVVPAAPGSGQIVWYHRNTRSIYPLVLRLQHLEKLAATHADPLLNRTFGAAMWGSGMTAGQALVLTSAAPQTRRVISIAVLTAQTTTPEAWLDQIKTLSGRIAALDVAKSRQAHQQWWKDFWQRSWIVVRDAQAGQPDKISEAQIVTRGYALQRYMLACCSRGPLPPKFNGATFTVDGPGIEPDFRRWGSNYWFQNNRWLVWPMPACGDYEMMQPFFDMYLQALPLAKDRTRLYYDHEGAFFPETMYFWCTPNLCDFGLTNPGKEPSSAYIRYYWQGGIELVAMMLDRYDHTQDDAFASKTLVPMAESIMLFFDRHWKRGADGKIRFHPAQSLETWQDAVNPLPEIAGLRYVLPRLLALPEKLTTPAQRQVWTKMLADLPAVPTLTRRNKRLLAPAETFGRSGNTENAELYALFPYRLYGAGLPQIELARDSFNARRFRKDGCWSQDAVHAAAAGEAAAARKSVVAHFSTSTQPQRFPAFWHAGNDWRPDMDNGGTAMTALQHMLMQTDRRKIHLLPAWPAGWDADFKLHAPYNTTIEAKVRAGKIENLKVTPESRLKDILAP, from the coding sequence ATGACCAAGAACATAGCATGGCGGACAGGATTGAACATTGCCCTTCTGATATTCACTTGGGCGGCGAGTGTCTCGCTCGGTGCGGCGGGACCTGCCGGCGACGGCTGCGATGTCGTCTGGGATTCGCCCAGTGCCGATCAGCTTGGGTCGATGCCCCTGGGCAACGGGGACATTTCCGTCAACGCCTGGGTCGAGCCCTCGGGCGAGCTGGGGATGCTGATCGGCAAGACCGACTCGTTTTCGGAGAACGGGCGGCTGCTCAAGATCGGCCGCGTGCGGGTCAAGTTCTCGCCGCCTCTGCCGGTGCAGCCGTTCTCGCAGCGGCTGGCGCTGCAGGATGGGCAGATGATCGTGACGGCCGGTCAGGACGCCCAGGCGACGACCCTTCGCGTGTGGGTCGACGCCCATAATCCGGTGATCCGCGTCGAGTGCGAAGGCGCGGCCGCGCGAGGCTGCACGGCGAGCGTCGAGTTGTGGCGCACGCAGGAGAAGCCCTACACCGTCAACCCCGGCGAGCATTCGGAGCAGGGTCTGACGCAGGCCGACAAGACGCTGGTCGACCTGGCCGACATCGTCGTGCCGGCGGCGCCGGGCAGCGGGCAGATCGTCTGGTACCACCGCAACACGCGGAGCATCTATCCGCTGGTCCTGAGGCTACAGCACCTGGAGAAACTCGCCGCGACGCACGCCGATCCGCTGCTCAACCGCACTTTCGGCGCGGCCATGTGGGGGTCGGGCATGACGGCCGGCCAGGCGCTGGTCCTCACGTCCGCAGCCCCGCAGACGCGGCGCGTGATCTCGATCGCCGTGCTGACCGCCCAGACGACGACTCCCGAAGCCTGGCTCGACCAGATCAAGACGCTCAGCGGAAGAATCGCCGCACTCGACGTCGCCAAGTCGCGCCAGGCGCACCAGCAGTGGTGGAAGGACTTCTGGCAGCGAAGCTGGATCGTCGTGCGCGACGCGCAGGCGGGGCAGCCGGACAAGATCAGCGAGGCTCAGATCGTCACGCGCGGCTATGCGCTGCAGCGATACATGCTGGCCTGCTGCAGCCGCGGCCCTCTGCCGCCCAAGTTCAACGGCGCCACCTTCACCGTCGACGGCCCTGGCATCGAGCCCGACTTCCGCCGCTGGGGCAGCAACTACTGGTTCCAGAACAACCGGTGGCTCGTCTGGCCGATGCCCGCCTGCGGCGACTACGAGATGATGCAGCCGTTTTTCGACATGTATCTCCAGGCCCTGCCGCTGGCGAAAGACCGCACGCGGCTGTACTACGACCACGAGGGGGCGTTCTTCCCCGAGACGATGTATTTCTGGTGTACGCCGAACCTCTGCGACTTCGGCCTGACGAACCCCGGCAAAGAGCCCTCGAGCGCGTACATCCGCTACTACTGGCAGGGCGGCATCGAGCTGGTCGCGATGATGCTCGACCGCTACGACCACACGCAGGATGACGCCTTCGCGAGCAAGACCCTTGTGCCGATGGCCGAGAGCATCATGCTGTTCTTCGACCGCCACTGGAAACGCGGGGCCGACGGCAAGATCCGCTTCCACCCCGCCCAGTCGCTGGAGACCTGGCAGGACGCCGTCAACCCCCTGCCGGAAATCGCCGGCCTGCGATACGTCCTGCCGCGCCTGCTGGCCCTGCCGGAGAAGCTCACCACGCCCGCCCAGCGCCAGGTGTGGACGAAGATGCTCGCCGACCTGCCCGCCGTGCCGACGCTCACGCGGCGCAACAAGCGGCTCCTGGCCCCGGCCGAGACGTTCGGCAGATCGGGCAACACCGAAAACGCCGAGCTTTACGCCCTCTTCCCCTACCGCCTCTACGGCGCAGGCCTCCCGCAGATCGAACTGGCGCGCGACAGCTTTAACGCCCGCCGCTTCCGCAAGGACGGCTGCTGGAGCCAGGACGCCGTGCATGCTGCCGCCGCGGGCGAGGCCGCCGCCGCACGAAAGAGCGTCGTGGCCCACTTCTCGACCAGCACCCAGCCGCAGCGCTTCCCGGCTTTCTGGCACGCCGGCAACGACTGGCGGCCGGACATGGACAACGGCGGCACGGCGATGACCGCCCTGCAGCACATGCTCATGCAGACCGACAGGCGGAAGATTCACCTGCTGCCGGCCTGGCCGGCGGGCTGGGACGCCGACTTCAAGCTCCACGCGCCGTACAACACGACCATCGAGGCCAAAGTCCGCGCCGGCAAGATCGAGAACCTCAAAGTCACCCCCGAGTCGCGCCTGAAAGACATCCTGGCCCCGTAG
- a CDS encoding tRNA guanosine(34) transglycosylase Tgt, which translates to MFSFQVDKTDGRARAGVLATDHGQVSTPVFMAVGTAGTVKGVTPGQLRACGVQMVLGNTYHLLLRPGPDTVAALGGLHTMMAWDGPILTDSGGYQVFSLAHLRKIDDQCVTFRSHIDGSEVMLTPRRAIEVQQALGADIIMQLDECAPGEAAREQVTEAVRRSALWAQLCKEAWLGGMATREAGRHGDAAGGGSVCSQTRGASSAAKTGGQALFGIQQGGVHLDLRAESAARLVELDLPGYAIGGLSVGEGHEPMVAVLEAIHEQFPADRPRYLMGVGEPRDILAAVLRGVDMFDCVLPTRNARNAQAFTWGGRMRLRNARYANDRSPLDAACDCYTCANFSRGTIRHLFMAGEMLGPTLMTIHNLHFFSQFMAAIRGAIVEGNLELRARQWLAAMEAGNESSKFEGRSSK; encoded by the coding sequence ATGTTCAGCTTTCAGGTAGATAAGACTGACGGCCGCGCGCGGGCGGGCGTGCTGGCTACGGATCATGGGCAGGTGTCCACGCCGGTGTTCATGGCGGTCGGGACGGCGGGCACGGTCAAGGGCGTCACGCCGGGGCAGCTTCGCGCGTGCGGGGTGCAGATGGTGCTGGGCAACACGTACCACTTGCTGCTGCGGCCGGGGCCCGATACCGTGGCGGCGCTGGGGGGGCTTCATACGATGATGGCCTGGGACGGGCCGATCCTTACCGACAGCGGGGGGTACCAGGTCTTCTCGCTGGCGCACCTGCGCAAGATCGACGACCAGTGCGTGACCTTTCGTTCTCACATCGACGGCTCGGAGGTCATGCTCACGCCGCGGCGGGCCATCGAGGTGCAGCAGGCCCTGGGCGCCGACATCATCATGCAGCTCGACGAGTGCGCCCCCGGCGAAGCCGCCCGCGAGCAGGTGACCGAGGCCGTCCGCCGCAGCGCCCTGTGGGCCCAGTTGTGCAAAGAGGCCTGGCTGGGTGGCATGGCGACACGCGAAGCGGGTCGCCATGGGGACGCCGCTGGAGGCGGAAGCGTGTGCAGCCAAACGCGCGGGGCAAGCTCCGCCGCTAAAACGGGGGGGCAGGCGTTGTTCGGCATTCAGCAGGGCGGGGTGCATCTGGACCTGCGGGCCGAGTCGGCCGCTCGCCTGGTCGAGCTGGACCTGCCCGGCTACGCCATCGGCGGGCTCAGCGTGGGCGAGGGTCACGAGCCGATGGTGGCTGTGCTGGAGGCGATCCACGAGCAGTTCCCCGCCGACCGCCCGCGGTACCTGATGGGCGTGGGCGAACCACGCGACATCCTGGCGGCGGTGCTGCGCGGGGTGGACATGTTCGACTGCGTCTTGCCCACCCGCAACGCCCGAAACGCCCAGGCCTTCACCTGGGGCGGCCGCATGCGGCTGCGGAACGCCCGCTACGCCAACGACCGCTCGCCCCTCGACGCCGCCTGCGACTGCTACACCTGCGCCAACTTCAGCCGCGGGACGATCCGCCACCTGTTCATGGCCGGCGAGATGCTCGGGCCGACGCTGATGACGATTCACAACCTGCACTTTTTTTCGCAGTTCATGGCCGCCATCCGCGGCGCGATCGTCGAAGGGAACCTGGAACTGCGTGCGCGGCAGTGGCTGGCGGCGATGGAGGCGGGCAATGAGAGTTCGAAGTTCGAAGGTCGAAGTTCGAAGTGA
- the yajC gene encoding preprotein translocase subunit YajC codes for MTALAGAVHAQQPADNLGNGQPATAPQTPQLQPAPAGQTNGATQPATGTPESPAQGDKGSGPFIWVMLGAVVLMWLFMGRNKKKQAAKKQEMLSNLKKGDRVTSIGGIIGSVVEVREDEVVLKIDDNSRLHLARWAIRGVGDESKQEDPQAKR; via the coding sequence ATGACAGCCTTGGCCGGAGCGGTTCACGCCCAGCAGCCGGCTGACAATCTGGGCAATGGCCAACCGGCCACGGCCCCTCAGACTCCTCAGCTTCAGCCGGCGCCGGCCGGACAAACCAACGGCGCGACGCAGCCGGCGACTGGAACGCCGGAGTCGCCGGCGCAGGGCGATAAGGGTTCAGGCCCATTCATCTGGGTGATGCTCGGCGCGGTGGTGCTGATGTGGTTGTTCATGGGGCGCAACAAGAAGAAGCAGGCGGCCAAGAAGCAGGAGATGCTGTCGAACCTCAAGAAGGGCGACCGCGTGACCAGCATCGGCGGGATCATCGGCAGCGTCGTCGAGGTGCGCGAAGACGAAGTCGTGCTCAAGATCGACGACAACAGCCGCCTGCACCTGGCACGCTGGGCCATCCGCGGCGTTGGGGATGAGTCCAAGCAGGAAGACCCCCAGGCGAAACGTTAA